One Turneriella parva DSM 21527 genomic region harbors:
- a CDS encoding lytic transglycosylase domain-containing protein produces MLSKGILFAASCYLLVCCGRTSAEANLLHEYADLPGGQGVNYLSEYARAQRLKSPADRPLQQQAYLASAFRDAAKAPICADAACAEAAIRALKGSDRSKLADYAAFHLADLAARDNQTAIALSLLQQISNPPDSLQRKVSLLKGRLLQLGGQAPQSAQLFREHLEKFKDGESLYLAADAFDRAGDKSAALATAIQGLEHPEADFAFAQNGLHIRNLLGQGIYSMSAPVTRIRLMEALRVAKDKASAHKLFSGLVNQKLSKHDRDLFVHYGSRLMIEKGDARAVQNLLASASGDFYGESGEKAALDVCERLLKKKQYAAVNHFFATAPATKSKLQCQLRQAQRSSDYSAKARGIAAEYITSFDAESTLAERIFLRSCLPDRSKSRSGVDIPCLEELKRITAGKVTGAGARYFLARHFDATGNAEQVKALVTEIATQYADDYYFYRLIENPLVLQKQLIAAPASGNERSALLTATLISADLAQARGIEVLSDLRKFTERTQKRQKKLDGPLVTAALLFAADSRDEARELLRNPERLMVYENLVVVGQVSGKSDIALFGVKQWLREQKLRPFLYEIPLEMRQLLYPTTYAAHIEKYAAKNRVEVAEVLALIRQESQFFAGAISRANALGLMQLLPSTAKLVAAKEGLERYNLLQPEDNIRLGTAFMREIKDYYSADFVGLAIAYNAGPGRYTQWKKKLDPEEAVFVEQIPFQETYHYVRVLLSDRAKYRALLTNP; encoded by the coding sequence GCCTATCTGGCGAGCGCCTTTCGGGATGCGGCGAAGGCACCCATCTGCGCCGATGCAGCCTGCGCCGAGGCGGCAATTCGCGCACTAAAGGGCTCTGATCGCTCAAAACTCGCGGACTATGCGGCGTTTCACCTGGCAGACCTCGCTGCCCGTGACAACCAGACCGCCATTGCTCTCTCTCTCTTGCAGCAAATCTCGAACCCACCCGATAGCCTGCAGCGAAAAGTCTCGCTGCTCAAAGGCCGCTTGCTTCAGCTTGGCGGCCAGGCGCCGCAGAGCGCGCAGCTCTTTCGCGAACACCTCGAAAAGTTCAAAGACGGCGAGTCTCTGTATCTGGCCGCCGACGCTTTCGACCGGGCAGGTGATAAGTCAGCTGCGCTCGCCACGGCAATTCAGGGCCTCGAGCACCCCGAGGCAGATTTCGCGTTCGCCCAAAACGGACTGCACATTCGCAATCTTCTGGGGCAAGGTATCTACAGCATGAGTGCACCCGTTACCCGCATTCGCCTCATGGAGGCTCTGCGCGTCGCGAAAGACAAAGCGAGTGCGCACAAACTGTTTTCAGGTCTCGTAAACCAAAAGCTCTCGAAACACGACCGCGATCTCTTCGTGCACTACGGTTCACGGCTGATGATCGAAAAAGGCGATGCGCGTGCAGTTCAAAACCTGCTCGCTTCAGCTAGCGGCGATTTTTATGGTGAATCAGGTGAAAAGGCTGCACTCGATGTCTGTGAGCGCCTGTTAAAGAAGAAACAGTACGCTGCGGTTAACCATTTTTTTGCGACTGCCCCAGCGACGAAGAGCAAATTACAGTGCCAGCTGCGGCAGGCTCAGCGCTCGTCAGACTATTCTGCGAAGGCCCGCGGCATCGCTGCCGAATACATCACCTCTTTCGATGCCGAGTCGACCCTGGCAGAGCGCATTTTTCTGCGTTCGTGTCTGCCCGACAGGTCAAAATCGCGTTCGGGTGTGGATATCCCCTGTCTTGAAGAGCTGAAGCGTATCACGGCAGGTAAAGTTACCGGGGCCGGCGCGCGTTATTTCTTGGCGCGGCATTTTGACGCAACCGGCAATGCAGAGCAGGTAAAGGCGCTCGTCACAGAAATTGCGACGCAATATGCCGATGACTACTATTTCTATCGCCTGATCGAAAATCCGCTGGTGCTGCAGAAACAACTGATCGCGGCACCTGCCTCTGGTAACGAACGCTCTGCGCTGCTGACGGCGACGCTCATCAGCGCCGATCTCGCGCAAGCACGCGGCATTGAAGTCTTGAGTGACCTGCGCAAATTCACCGAGCGCACGCAGAAACGCCAGAAAAAACTCGACGGCCCTCTCGTCACTGCGGCGCTGCTTTTCGCAGCTGACAGCCGCGACGAGGCGCGCGAACTCTTGCGCAACCCCGAAAGGCTGATGGTCTATGAAAACCTCGTTGTTGTGGGCCAGGTCTCTGGCAAGAGCGACATTGCTCTTTTTGGGGTGAAGCAATGGCTGCGCGAACAGAAGCTACGACCGTTTCTTTATGAGATCCCCCTTGAAATGAGGCAGTTGCTCTACCCGACGACCTACGCAGCACACATTGAAAAATATGCGGCAAAAAACCGTGTCGAGGTTGCCGAAGTGCTCGCGCTCATTCGGCAAGAGTCGCAGTTCTTTGCAGGGGCGATCAGCCGCGCGAATGCCTTGGGGCTGATGCAGTTGTTGCCCTCGACAGCAAAGCTCGTCGCCGCGAAAGAAGGCCTTGAGCGATACAACCTGCTTCAACCCGAAGACAACATTCGCCTCGGCACTGCGTTCATGCGCGAGATCAAAGATTATTACTCAGCAGATTTCGTGGGCCTTGCGATCGCGTACAACGCGGGCCCGGGCCGGTATACACAGTGGAAAAAGAAGCTCGACCCTGAAGAGGCTGTTTTTGTCGAGCAGATACCGTTTCAAGAAACCTACCATTATGTACGCGTGCTGCTGAGCGACCGGGCGAAATACCGCGCGCTGCTGACAAACCCATGA
- a CDS encoding patatin-like phospholipase family protein: MNQKKILGVARHSALFRSLSDAQLSRVLKHFRLHHLQKGDYLFRADQHSRMMYFVVDGKLRVEKVIGAGQPVRIASLLAGDIVGEVAMLTGERHSGQVRAVTDAHIAGITKKELDPLLRHYPLLLQNLIRIEALRLRHNIVREPKLNQELGFILHLYSCTPADYLAAEPNTTAAIAAQKLKNFMLFPREFLKRAGASTDALRKAISQTLMKHPSAYLTVNAATTEGHLVKALISMADRLIVTCSEDEASVKTAELYLRQAEQKGMQSQLRPMVINVHHASRDNLTTSEIEARLKHNVRFRLKLRRDYWENSESPALKIQAMAIARSICENSQGIAFGGGGARALSEIGVISELERHHIAFDHVSGTSMGSLVAALYAQGLNAREMSEKFKEFLPSDKGLLRYNLPFISFFRDRSVNRILRRVFGNARIEDQPLPLTIIAADLISGQEIRLTRGLIWRAVRASMSLPVVFPPVRYHGAYLVDGGAINNVPGNVLREQGVERVLGINCTPLEDNSIREYLIETNLFQLLKPGDKFWNNLKRVFKALRLFVTRPPILQIANRAMMLEGSELIRQKSREFDLLFSPDVSRFGMFEFDRREEIIDAGRVYARLHAADLKRIFRKS; the protein is encoded by the coding sequence ATGAACCAGAAAAAGATTTTGGGTGTCGCGCGCCACAGTGCGCTGTTTCGCTCGCTGAGCGACGCGCAGCTCAGCCGGGTGTTGAAGCACTTTCGGCTGCACCATCTGCAAAAAGGCGATTATCTGTTTCGCGCCGACCAGCATAGCCGCATGATGTATTTCGTCGTCGATGGCAAGTTGCGGGTCGAAAAAGTCATCGGCGCGGGCCAGCCGGTGCGCATCGCTTCGTTGCTTGCCGGCGACATCGTCGGTGAAGTCGCGATGCTCACAGGCGAACGCCATTCGGGGCAGGTGCGCGCGGTCACCGATGCGCATATCGCGGGCATCACCAAGAAAGAGCTTGATCCGCTGCTGAGGCATTACCCGTTATTGTTGCAGAATCTTATTCGCATCGAAGCGCTGAGGCTTCGGCACAACATCGTGCGCGAACCTAAGCTGAATCAAGAATTGGGATTCATATTGCATCTGTACAGTTGCACCCCTGCAGATTATCTGGCGGCAGAGCCCAACACTACCGCGGCGATCGCCGCGCAGAAACTCAAGAATTTCATGTTGTTTCCGCGCGAGTTCTTGAAGCGCGCAGGCGCGTCGACCGACGCGCTGCGCAAGGCGATTAGCCAGACCTTGATGAAGCACCCCTCGGCCTACCTGACCGTCAATGCGGCAACAACCGAGGGGCACCTAGTTAAGGCGCTCATTTCGATGGCTGACCGGTTGATCGTGACTTGCTCAGAAGACGAGGCTTCGGTCAAGACGGCTGAACTCTATTTGCGTCAGGCAGAACAAAAGGGCATGCAGTCCCAACTGCGGCCGATGGTGATAAATGTTCACCATGCTTCGCGCGACAACCTCACGACTTCGGAAATTGAGGCGAGGCTTAAACACAACGTGCGTTTCAGATTGAAACTAAGGCGCGACTATTGGGAAAACTCTGAATCGCCGGCGCTCAAAATTCAGGCGATGGCCATTGCAAGGTCGATCTGTGAAAACTCGCAGGGCATCGCATTCGGCGGTGGCGGCGCCCGGGCGCTCAGCGAGATTGGTGTGATCTCAGAGCTCGAACGACACCACATTGCATTCGACCATGTGTCAGGCACGAGCATGGGTTCGCTGGTTGCAGCGCTCTATGCGCAGGGACTCAATGCGCGCGAAATGAGCGAAAAGTTCAAAGAGTTCTTGCCGAGCGACAAAGGGTTACTGCGCTATAATCTGCCGTTTATTTCGTTCTTTCGCGACCGCAGCGTGAACCGCATTCTGCGGCGGGTCTTTGGCAATGCGCGCATCGAAGACCAGCCTCTGCCTCTGACAATTATCGCCGCCGATCTGATTTCAGGCCAGGAGATCAGGCTGACGCGTGGTCTCATTTGGCGCGCCGTGCGCGCGAGCATGAGCCTGCCGGTGGTTTTTCCCCCGGTGCGGTACCACGGGGCCTATCTCGTCGACGGTGGCGCGATCAACAATGTGCCGGGCAATGTCTTACGCGAACAGGGTGTCGAACGCGTGCTCGGCATCAACTGCACACCGCTCGAAGACAATTCCATTCGCGAATATCTGATCGAAACAAATCTCTTTCAACTTTTGAAGCCCGGCGACAAATTCTGGAACAACCTCAAGCGCGTATTCAAGGCATTGCGCCTTTTTGTGACACGCCCGCCGATTCTGCAAATCGCCAACCGCGCAATGATGCTCGAGGGCTCAGAGCTGATACGCCAGAAATCGCGCGAGTTTGATCTGCTGTTTAGCCCAGACGTTTCGCGTTTCGGTATGTTCGAATTCGACCGGCGAGAAGAAATCATTGATGCGGGGCGTGTTTACGCGCGTCTGCATGCCGCTGATCTGAAGAGAATTTTCCGTAAGAGTTAG
- a CDS encoding GatB/YqeY domain-containing protein: MLFERMQKESLEARKARDTVKAGVLTTALSQVKAIAIDDGHRAPNDADVLKVVRQFLKSVEENLALAAQGKMDASRADAFKVEKEVLLSYLPQQMSADDLRAALKKSGAKNIGEAMKYLKANHDGQYDGKLASEIAKEVIV, from the coding sequence ATGCTCTTTGAACGTATGCAAAAAGAAAGCCTCGAGGCGCGCAAAGCACGCGACACCGTGAAGGCCGGGGTTCTGACGACGGCACTTTCGCAGGTTAAGGCGATCGCAATCGACGACGGCCACCGGGCGCCGAATGACGCAGACGTTCTGAAAGTCGTGCGCCAGTTTCTGAAGAGCGTCGAAGAGAACCTGGCGCTTGCCGCGCAGGGTAAAATGGACGCCAGCCGCGCCGACGCATTCAAAGTCGAAAAAGAGGTATTGCTCTCTTACCTGCCGCAGCAGATGAGCGCCGACGACCTGCGGGCGGCGCTGAAGAAATCGGGCGCGAAAAATATCGGTGAGGCCATGAAATACCTCAAGGCAAACCACGACGGCCAATATGATGGTAAACTGGCTTCAGAAATCGCAAAAGAGGTAATCGTATGA
- a CDS encoding HD domain-containing phosphohydrolase, protein MVSHIYFDPALSRITLESFRDQVIFATINDNLAIKPRTADEEHAVVWLVTSSSLTENAQVISNWLQKYPQHRSRIIVLGDHDFSELLFSPLSEQQIHLYLPAGISMTQVRKACESQINALYAEYDRLSLQEKLANSYIEIRRLTAVGQALATERDFDRLIELVLNSAIELTSADGGSIYLSEKHGSGDKPTHIRFKKSAMQLDAGEFLLPIDKKSIAGYVALTVEPLLIDDVHNLPVDAGYTYNSEYDKAHHYYTKSMMVIPMKNHHEEVIGIIQLINRKRDADAKLTLAELKGDAVMSFTRKDYSLVSAMAGQAAVAIENNQLLQDIQNLFEGFVKASVTAIEQRDPTTSGHSFRVADYAVNIAMAVNRDTGARFNSVRFTRNQIQELRYASLLHDFGKVGVREDVLVKAKKLYPSQLELIRWRFHFIKKDVEAGVLRNMLAELKKSPAEKWPEIEARHELELQKNLLEAEEMFSAILSANEPTVLAAGSFDFLKKIAERKVKLSADHAVPYLHDNELVMLSIRKGTLDEQERQEIESHVTHTYNFLRQIPWTPNLRWVPEIAYGHHEKLNGNGYPLKRRDPEISLQTRMMTIADIYDALTAWDRPYKKAIPPEKAIDILWMEVKDGHVDSELLNVFIDAKVYARIDELRAVENR, encoded by the coding sequence GTGGTCTCGCATATCTATTTTGACCCGGCGCTTTCACGAATTACGCTCGAGTCGTTTCGTGATCAGGTCATCTTTGCGACGATCAACGACAACCTCGCGATCAAGCCGCGCACGGCAGACGAAGAGCACGCAGTTGTGTGGCTCGTGACTTCGTCTTCGCTGACTGAAAACGCGCAAGTTATCTCGAACTGGCTGCAGAAATACCCGCAGCACCGATCGCGCATTATCGTGCTCGGCGATCATGATTTTTCTGAGCTATTGTTCTCGCCGCTGAGCGAACAGCAGATTCACCTTTACCTGCCAGCGGGCATCAGCATGACACAGGTGCGTAAGGCCTGTGAATCGCAGATCAATGCCCTCTACGCAGAATACGACCGGCTGAGCCTGCAAGAAAAGCTCGCCAACAGTTATATTGAAATTCGGCGTCTCACGGCAGTCGGTCAGGCGCTTGCCACCGAACGCGATTTCGACCGCCTCATTGAACTGGTATTGAATTCGGCGATAGAACTCACCAGCGCCGACGGCGGGTCGATTTACCTCAGCGAGAAGCACGGCAGCGGCGACAAACCCACGCACATACGTTTCAAGAAGTCGGCGATGCAGCTCGATGCGGGCGAATTTCTGCTGCCGATCGACAAAAAGTCGATTGCCGGTTACGTGGCGCTCACCGTCGAGCCGCTCTTGATCGACGACGTGCACAATCTGCCGGTCGACGCCGGCTACACGTATAACTCAGAATACGACAAAGCGCACCACTATTACACCAAGTCGATGATGGTGATTCCGATGAAGAACCATCACGAAGAAGTGATCGGCATTATTCAGCTGATTAACCGCAAGCGCGACGCCGATGCGAAACTGACCCTCGCTGAACTCAAAGGCGATGCCGTCATGTCGTTCACGCGCAAAGACTATTCACTCGTGAGCGCGATGGCAGGGCAGGCGGCGGTGGCGATAGAGAACAACCAACTGCTGCAAGACATTCAGAATCTGTTCGAGGGTTTTGTCAAAGCTTCGGTAACGGCAATTGAACAGCGCGACCCGACGACGAGTGGTCATTCGTTTCGCGTCGCCGACTATGCGGTGAATATCGCGATGGCGGTGAACCGCGACACGGGCGCGCGCTTTAATTCAGTGCGATTCACGCGCAACCAGATTCAAGAGCTGCGCTACGCTTCGCTGCTGCACGACTTTGGTAAGGTCGGTGTGCGAGAAGACGTTCTCGTAAAAGCGAAGAAACTCTACCCGAGTCAGCTCGAGCTGATTCGCTGGCGGTTCCATTTCATAAAAAAAGACGTTGAGGCGGGCGTGTTGCGTAACATGCTTGCAGAACTTAAAAAATCCCCCGCTGAGAAGTGGCCCGAAATCGAGGCGCGGCACGAGCTTGAATTGCAAAAGAATCTGCTAGAAGCCGAAGAGATGTTCTCGGCGATTCTTTCGGCGAACGAACCGACTGTGCTCGCTGCCGGTTCATTCGACTTCTTGAAAAAAATCGCCGAGCGCAAGGTGAAACTTTCGGCTGACCATGCGGTGCCCTATCTGCACGACAATGAACTCGTGATGCTCTCTATCCGCAAAGGCACTCTCGACGAACAAGAGCGGCAAGAGATCGAGTCGCATGTGACGCACACCTATAATTTTCTGCGGCAGATACCGTGGACGCCGAACCTGCGCTGGGTGCCCGAGATCGCGTATGGCCACCACGAAAAACTCAACGGCAATGGGTATCCGCTCAAGCGGCGCGACCCTGAGATTTCGCTGCAGACGCGCATGATGACGATTGCCGACATCTACGATGCGCTGACCGCCTGGGACAGGCCGTACAAAAAAGCGATACCGCCCGAGAAGGCGATCGACATTCTCTGGATGGAAGTCAAAGACGGCCACGTCGACAGCGAACTTTTGAACGTGTTTATCGACGCGAAGGTCTACGCACGCATCGACGAACTGCGCGCGGTCGAAAATCGTTAG
- a CDS encoding AraC family transcriptional regulator yields the protein MQALPVHPFLRGVVAKAFVTGHASADTYRVMPSVYTVIGFQFEGRIDHVSENRALSIFGVTGILDKWREFRSEPKTESLLLFFEPGGFYRLFGAVAGELGSASLAMHDVVPSRVTRGISEILETGKELSQKWQRVQHLLLQLLSRDLSPEAMGALYHLQTNRGERRISQIAKDLAVSPRTLERRFAAQIGASPKHLARIMRWREAMQNLSRARAGKFCRAVSGGLVPD from the coding sequence GTGCAAGCTTTACCGGTTCACCCTTTCCTTCGCGGCGTTGTCGCGAAAGCTTTTGTCACGGGCCATGCAAGCGCCGACACCTATCGGGTGATGCCGAGTGTCTACACGGTTATCGGCTTTCAGTTCGAGGGGCGCATCGACCACGTTTCTGAAAACCGTGCGCTCAGTATATTCGGTGTTACGGGAATTCTCGACAAGTGGCGCGAGTTTCGCAGCGAGCCGAAGACAGAATCGCTGCTGCTGTTTTTCGAACCGGGTGGCTTTTACCGTCTTTTTGGCGCGGTCGCGGGTGAACTCGGCAGCGCGAGCCTGGCGATGCACGATGTCGTGCCTTCGCGCGTGACGCGGGGCATCAGCGAAATTCTCGAAACGGGCAAAGAGCTTTCACAGAAATGGCAGCGCGTGCAGCATTTACTTCTGCAACTTTTGTCTCGTGACCTGTCGCCTGAAGCTATGGGTGCGCTCTACCATTTGCAGACGAACCGCGGTGAACGCCGTATAAGCCAAATCGCAAAAGACCTCGCGGTGAGCCCCCGAACACTCGAGCGCCGTTTTGCCGCCCAAATCGGTGCCTCGCCCAAACACCTCGCACGCATCATGCGCTGGCGCGAGGCGATGCAAAATCTCAGTCGCGCCAGAGCGGGCAAGTTTTGCCGGGCTGTTTCAGGCGGTCTGGTACCTGATTGA
- a CDS encoding hemerythrin domain-containing protein has protein sequence MPRPNTSHASCAGARRCKISVAPERASFAGLFQAVWYLIEAHSHTEESVTFAELDLRVPGASATLMAEHRELDRAYENLKRAFEAEAHVAEPEKFAADLNRFSAAFQTHMNREEDELEPMVWAHFSDEEIHEHRRRIMAADGPEKLLKYFRFVFFALNEQQIAGMLGRLKAMFPEDAYRRAEELAAAASKRRHMRL, from the coding sequence GTGCCTCGCCCAAACACCTCGCACGCATCATGCGCTGGCGCGAGGCGATGCAAAATCTCAGTCGCGCCAGAGCGGGCAAGTTTTGCCGGGCTGTTTCAGGCGGTCTGGTACCTGATTGAGGCGCACAGCCACACCGAAGAGAGCGTCACCTTTGCCGAACTCGACCTGCGGGTGCCGGGCGCGAGTGCAACGCTCATGGCCGAACACCGCGAACTCGACCGCGCATACGAAAACCTGAAGCGCGCATTCGAGGCCGAAGCGCACGTGGCAGAGCCTGAAAAATTCGCCGCTGATCTGAACCGTTTCAGCGCCGCGTTCCAGACCCACATGAACCGCGAAGAAGACGAGCTCGAACCCATGGTTTGGGCGCATTTCAGCGACGAAGAGATACATGAGCACCGCCGCCGCATCATGGCAGCCGACGGCCCCGAGAAGCTGCTCAAATATTTTCGCTTCGTTTTCTTCGCGCTGAATGAACAGCAAATCGCAGGCATGCTCGGGCGGCTCAAGGCCATGTTTCCCGAAGATGCCTACCGACGGGCCGAAGAGCTTGCCGCAGCCGCCAGCAAGCGCCGGCACATGCGTCTCTGA